A segment of the Devriesea agamarum genome:
CCGCCGATACATGGCCCGCATTGTCCGGGTGTGGCGATGCAAATGCCCAGAGTTCAAAATATGTGCCACGGCCCGCTGAGTAAGGGTGGCCACCGGCATTCCAAGCGTTGCACGCAGCATTTCGGTCTGCGTCACCAATTGGGGGGGCAAAACTAAATATCCAGTTGCTAGGTCGGGCGATAGGACCGTCGAGAAAGTCCCGAGCAGCGCCACGTGGGTGCCATTGGTATCCAGTGAGGCAAGTGCGGGTAGAGGTGCGCCAACGTATCGAAGCTCAGAATCGAAGTCATCCTCTATGAGCAGCACATCGTTGTTCCGAGCCCATTCCAGTAACGTAAGACGGCGCGACAGAGGCAGCGAGCCACCGAGCGGGTACTGATGGCTGGGGGTGATGATTAGCGCGTCCGGAGCGTGGGAACCGCTGGGCAGATTGTCGGTGCGAAGGCCGTCATCATCGACGGGGAACGGGACCACACGGTGCCCCAGCAGGTCTGGTACCGCCCTAAGCCCTGGATAGCCAGGGGATTCCACTCCTATGCGTAGCATCGGCCGGGGTAACAGATCCGCTTCATGGGCCTGAGTTAGCCCTATGCGGTCCGTTGGCAGCGACCGCTCCCGTGAACCGACATCAACGTGCGTAGCTGACGCCGTCCGATCCGGCTGAGTGAGTGCGAGCAAAAGCAGGGAAAGGCCTTCTCGGGCGCCTGCAGTGATGCCGATTTGGTGCGGGTTGGTGTGAACACTGCGGGTACGCCGAAGATACGACGAGATTGCGAGTTGAAGCGTCGGGTCGCCGATGAGGCTGTTGCCCGTGGTGAGCTGATGACCGCGACCGGGTTGACTGCGAGAGGCGGACTGGGTGCCGGACCTGGCTCGGTCACGGGACCCAGCTCGGTCAGCAGGCTCTCGTCGACCTGCTGCTCCGGAGCTATCCGGATAGTGAGCCTTAGCCCCAGATGCGGTTACGGGGGTGCTTGCGCATACGGATGTGGGTGTAGGGCAAGGGACCTGAGCCGAGCCCGCATGATGACGGGCCGCTTCGCGCCAAGCGGCACGCCACACTGGTCCGGCGAGCCGACTGACATCAGGTCGGCCCGGGCGAAGATCCAGCACGTCAGTCCCGGATATGCCAGGTGTGGGACTGTTCGATGTGCGTTTCGTGGTGCTATATAGAGCATGTGGTGGGGTGTGAGGTGACGCGAGTTGCTTCGTGCTAGCTGGGGTGTTCAGTGCGGAGCCATGTAGCGGGGATGCGAGTGGTCCGGTCTTGTGGACCCTGGTTCCGTCAAACCCCGCCTCATGGGCCCCGGACTCGCCAAATCCCGCCTCATGAGCTCCGGACCTACCAAAACCCGCCTGATCACCCCCGGACGCATATGCCCTCTTCCCATATGTTTCGGTCCTCT
Coding sequences within it:
- a CDS encoding aminotransferase-like domain-containing protein; this encodes MTARVDLAVPLRIDRRDPRSLPVQIADGLRELVANGTLTPGETIPSTRHLSSRLGISRGSVVAAYDQLLGEGYLSAGQGRSTCINPDLERIHPQHILGASPRLSPDNSEVDGIGIQRTETYGKRAYASGGDQAGFGRSGAHEAGFGESGAHEAGFDGTRVHKTGPLASPLHGSALNTPASTKQLASPHTPPHALYSTTKRTSNSPTPGISGTDVLDLRPGRPDVSRLAGPVWRAAWREAARHHAGSAQVPCPTPTSVCASTPVTASGAKAHYPDSSGAAGRREPADRAGSRDRARSGTQSASRSQPGRGHQLTTGNSLIGDPTLQLAISSYLRRTRSVHTNPHQIGITAGAREGLSLLLLALTQPDRTASATHVDVGSRERSLPTDRIGLTQAHEADLLPRPMLRIGVESPGYPGLRAVPDLLGHRVVPFPVDDDGLRTDNLPSGSHAPDALIITPSHQYPLGGSLPLSRRLTLLEWARNNDVLLIEDDFDSELRYVGAPLPALASLDTNGTHVALLGTFSTVLSPDLATGYLVLPPQLVTQTEMLRATLGMPVATLTQRAVAHILNSGHLHRHTRTMRAMYRRRRDAVLHAFATATRARLAPMPGGLDAVVHTSDPDAEVVSRCRTAGLLVRPLSDYWGRSTDSVRHGIVFGYAGIDDTVLTQALPHLVAACEGTFTT